A stretch of the Rodentibacter haemolyticus genome encodes the following:
- a CDS encoding alternative ribosome-rescue factor A, giving the protein MAKKQKSAVENQAVYQHTRGVVKDNAIMALLRDKLFRQRIEKKRKGKGSYQRKAKHAGKFFEKPDYKFFDFRNFIIGFFLK; this is encoded by the coding sequence ATGGCAAAAAAACAGAAAAGTGCGGTTGAAAATCAAGCCGTTTATCAACACACCCGTGGTGTTGTGAAAGATAATGCAATTATGGCATTATTACGGGATAAATTATTCCGTCAGCGTATTGAGAAAAAACGCAAAGGGAAAGGAAGCTACCAGCGAAAAGCAAAACACGCAGGGAAATTTTTTGAAAAGCCCGATTATAAATTTTTTGATTTCAGAAATTTTATAATCGGGTTTTTCTTAAAGTAA